In the Streptomyces formicae genome, one interval contains:
- a CDS encoding TetR family transcriptional regulator, with the protein MQYVRGMSKAAKSSRNASPDAPESAAGSRAAAQRLKMRRELAAAAMELFATKGYEATTVDEIAAAAGVARRTFFRHFRSKEEAIFPDHDDTLVRAEAVLNAAPAHEHPLDTVCRGIKEVMKMYAASPAVSVERYRLTREVPTLREREIASVARYERLFTRYLLGHFDEQAHHDGNDDPLLAEVAASAVVTAHNHVLRRWLRAGGQGDLENHLDHAFGIVRRTFGTGIGAGRSSAPATTPATVSAQGEVLVTVARTDAPLDEVMRTIEKALREHP; encoded by the coding sequence ATGCAGTACGTTCGTGGCATGTCCAAGGCCGCCAAGTCCTCACGCAACGCCAGCCCCGACGCTCCGGAGAGCGCCGCGGGCAGCCGTGCCGCCGCCCAACGCCTCAAGATGCGCAGGGAGCTGGCTGCGGCGGCCATGGAACTCTTCGCGACCAAGGGGTACGAGGCGACGACGGTCGACGAGATCGCCGCCGCCGCGGGCGTCGCCCGCCGGACCTTCTTCCGGCACTTCCGCTCCAAGGAAGAGGCGATCTTCCCCGACCACGACGACACCCTGGTCCGCGCGGAGGCGGTGCTCAACGCCGCCCCGGCGCACGAGCATCCGCTCGACACGGTGTGCCGCGGCATCAAGGAAGTCATGAAGATGTACGCGGCCTCGCCCGCGGTCTCCGTGGAGCGCTACCGCCTCACCCGTGAGGTGCCCACGCTGCGCGAGCGCGAGATCGCCTCCGTGGCCCGCTACGAGCGGCTGTTCACGCGGTACCTGCTCGGCCACTTCGACGAGCAGGCGCACCACGACGGCAACGACGACCCGCTGCTCGCCGAGGTCGCCGCATCGGCGGTGGTCACCGCCCACAACCACGTCCTGCGCCGCTGGCTGCGGGCGGGCGGCCAGGGCGACCTGGAGAACCACCTGGACCACGCGTTCGGCATCGTCCGGCGCACCTTCGGCACCGGGATCGGCGCGGGCCGCTCGTCGGCACCGGCCACCACCCCGGCCACGGTGTCCGCGCAGGGCGAGGTGCTCGTCACCGTGGCCCGTACGGACGCGCCGCTCGACGAGGTCATGCGAACGATCGAGAAGGCACTCAGGGAGCACCCCTAG
- the ccrA gene encoding crotonyl-CoA carboxylase/reductase, with amino-acid sequence MTVKEILDAIQSQTATSADFAALPLPDSYRAITVHKDEAEMFAGLDTRDKDPRKSLHLDDVPVPELGPGEALVAVMASSVNYNSVWTSIFEPLSTFGFLERYGRVSELTKRHDLPYHVIGSDLAGVVLRTGPGVNAWNPGDEVVAHCLSVELESSDGHNDTMLDPEQRIWGFETNFGGLAEIALVKSNQLMPKPNHLSWEEAAAPGLVNSTAYRQLVSRNGAGMKQGDNVLIWGASGGLGSYATQFALAGGANPICVVSSQQKADICRAMGAEAIIDRSAEGYRFWKDERTQDPKEWKRFGKRIREFTGGEDIDIVFEHPGRETFGASVYVTRKGGTITTCASTSGYMHEYDNRYLWMSLKRIIGSHFANYREAWEANRLIAKGKIHPTLSKVYSLEETGQAAHDVHRNAHQGKVGVLALAPEEGLGVRDPEKRAQHIDAINRFRNV; translated from the coding sequence ATCACCGTGAAGGAAATCCTGGACGCGATTCAGTCGCAGACCGCCACGTCTGCCGACTTCGCCGCTCTCCCCCTGCCCGACTCGTACCGCGCGATCACCGTGCACAAGGACGAGGCGGAGATGTTCGCGGGCCTGGACACCCGCGACAAGGACCCCCGCAAGTCCCTCCACCTGGACGACGTGCCGGTGCCCGAACTCGGCCCGGGCGAGGCCCTGGTGGCCGTCATGGCCTCCTCGGTCAACTACAACTCCGTGTGGACCTCGATCTTCGAGCCGCTGTCGACCTTCGGCTTCCTGGAGCGCTACGGCAGGGTCAGCGAGCTCACCAAGCGCCACGACCTGCCGTACCACGTCATCGGCTCCGACCTCGCGGGCGTCGTCCTGCGCACCGGCCCCGGCGTGAACGCCTGGAACCCGGGCGACGAGGTCGTCGCGCACTGCCTGAGCGTCGAGTTGGAGTCCAGCGACGGCCACAACGACACGATGCTCGACCCCGAGCAGCGCATCTGGGGCTTCGAGACGAACTTCGGCGGCCTCGCCGAGATCGCGCTCGTCAAGTCCAACCAGCTGATGCCCAAGCCGAACCACCTCAGCTGGGAGGAGGCCGCCGCTCCCGGCCTGGTCAACTCCACCGCGTACCGCCAGCTCGTGTCGCGCAACGGCGCGGGGATGAAGCAGGGCGACAACGTCCTGATCTGGGGCGCGAGCGGTGGACTCGGCTCCTACGCCACGCAGTTCGCGCTCGCGGGCGGCGCCAACCCGATCTGTGTCGTCTCCAGCCAGCAGAAGGCGGACATCTGCCGGGCGATGGGCGCCGAGGCGATCATCGACCGCAGCGCCGAGGGCTACCGGTTCTGGAAGGACGAGCGCACCCAGGACCCGAAGGAGTGGAAGCGCTTCGGCAAGCGCATCCGCGAGTTCACCGGCGGCGAGGACATCGACATCGTCTTCGAGCACCCGGGCCGCGAGACCTTCGGCGCCAGCGTCTACGTCACCCGCAAGGGCGGCACCATCACCACCTGCGCCTCCACTTCGGGCTACATGCACGAGTACGACAACCGCTACCTGTGGATGTCCCTCAAGCGCATCATCGGCTCCCACTTCGCCAACTACCGCGAGGCGTGGGAGGCCAACCGCCTGATCGCCAAGGGCAAGATCCACCCCACCCTCTCCAAGGTCTACTCGCTCGAAGAGACGGGGCAGGCGGCCCACGACGTCCACCGCAACGCCCACCAGGGCAAGGTCGGCGTCCTCGCGCTCGCGCCCGAGGAGGGCCTGGGCGTGCGCGACCCGGAGAAGCGGGCCCAGCACATCGACGCCATCAACCGTTTCCGCAACGTCTGA